DNA sequence from the Methylomonas albis genome:
TGATCCCATCGTTACATCAGAAGACCGACATCAAAACTTCGTTGCAGCAGATTGGCTTTATTTTGGCAGGCGTGGTGTTGATTTTGGTGATGCAAGGGATAGCGCATCGGTTTGAGGGAAAGATTGAAGGGGAGAGAGTTGAGCAAACCGGCATTATTTGAACCCTAGCGCAGAGCCGCCGCGATTTTTACACGTGCGGGGTGAAATATAGGGACCGCATGCTCAAGCTTTATTGGCCATCATAAAAGTCATTCCGTAACCTGCGGCTAATTTGATAGATATTTTCGGTATCAAATACATTCGTGTAAGCGGCGGCCTCTCCAGCATGCTTAATATTGCAACGGCGCTCCCCTTTACGCTTTTCAAGTATGTCTGTCGATACCGGTTTTTGAGTTAAGCGTCTGTCGTTTTTGTCCGAACGAATAAAATATTCTCTAACTTCGACGATTTTGTTTTTGAAGCGCTTGCCATGCAGCCTTTCGATAACGCGCTTTCCGGCTTTTTCATCGTCAATAAAAATACGGCCATGGAACGACAGTACGTTGGTCTTGATATTTTTAAGACAAAAGATGTCGGTTTTTAGAATATTGCCCAGCCTGAAGGGCAATAATAGACAAAATTTAAGCGCAGGAGCAACGAAGTCTCCCAACTCGCTTTCTTGAGTAATCGACGGGATATTTTTAATAATCAATATCATAAAGACACTTTAACTGTACTGGGCGTATCCCAAGGCCATTTGCAGCAGCGCTTCGAAACTTCACGTTTGCTTGGCTTGCACTCGCTGTCGTTTAGGGAAGCACTGCCTAATAAATTTACACGTTGCGACGGGGGCGGGATTCATGAAAATCAAGATAGCGAACCGCCGCTCTCGTCGGTAAGTCGATTTAATCAACTATCGAAGCTACTTATATAGCGTCACCCAGCGGTTTTACTTTAGGTAACTTAAAACATAGCTCACGTTTCAGAGAAAACAACTACGGTGCCCAGTCTTACTTGCGGACCTTGCTTCGCGCCAAGCACACCGTTTCCAACATATACTGCAATTGCACGAAAACGTCGCGATTTAAACTGCCTCTGCTCGTTTGCTGAGAAATTAGTATTGGATGGACAATTTGGGCGTGGCCTTCGCGCTTTGACGTCACCTAGATAGGGTGGATTTCAAGGCTGTCGGCATCGCTCGTTTTATCAGGTGTTGCCGCTTCAAGTTCAAGCAACTTGAACAAGCTGTTGGCCATTGCTGTTATTTTGAGATTGTCTGTATTCATGTTAGCGAGCGTGGTCGGTATTTGCTCAGATTGGCTAATTGAGTTGATGAGAGCAGCCCTCGTAGCACGATTGAGCACACCGGTTTAAGCAAAAATCCCCAGCTTGTTCGGCCGTGCTGTGAAGAATAAAATATTTTTTTAGCGGTGAATATTTCCCTGCCAGAAGGAAAAAGTTGAATAACTAATTGATTTTCCATGGAACGTATTCTGCTGCTTCGAGCTTGCCCATCAAGGCCATCCGTTTCAATTTATATACAAAATTATGCGTATTTAATAAGTCTTGCAAAGCCCGTTTTAATGGGTGTAAGGTTCGATACAACGGCATAAAAAAATAAATATAAGACTACAAATAGCAACGGATTTTGTAAAAAAAGCTGCATTACTGTAGTTAATTAGCAACGGATATTTAATAGAGCTAAGTATTATTTTTTGCTTTGTGCCGCGTAAAAAATGACAGCGCAACAACTAATGCGCGTCTATAAAAATAATGTCCTCACCATGAGATTTAGTTATGTCCAAATTTCCAATCGATCTTGGCGCTTATCAGCGCATTGCTTTAAATCCAAATAATTCAACTTTAACCGCCGAAGAACGTGTCAGTCTAAAAGCCAATATCCAGCTTTGCCGCGATGCCATCGTGTTTTTCACGGCCACCGGCGCAGCGCGTGGCGTAGGCGGCCATACAGGCGGACCATACGATACGGTGCCCGAAGTGATGATCATGGATGCCTTATTCCGTGGTTCAGCGGATGGGTTCGTACCAATATTTTTTGACGAAGCCGGGCACCGGGTCGCGACTCAGTACCTGATGTCGACTTTAAACGGCGATTTGCCGGCAGAACGTCTGATGCAATACCGCGCCGCACATTCTCATTTGCCTGGCCATCCCGAGTTAGGCTTTACGCCAGGCGTAAAATTCAGCTCCGGCCGGTTGGGTCACATGTGGCCTTATGTCAACGGCGTAGCCATTGCCAATCCCGGTAAAACCGTATTCTGTCTGGGTTCCGATGGTTCGCAGCAGGAAGGTAACGATGCCGAAGCGGCTCGTCTTGCGGTAGCGCAAAACCTGAATGTGAAGCTGATTATCGATGACAACGACGTCACCATTGCCGGTCACCCGTCCCATTATCTGAAAGGCTGCAGTACCGCAGCAACCCTGGCAGGCCAAGGCGTCACCGTTTTGGAAGGTGATGGTGAAGACTTGGATGATCTGTATAAACGCATTATCACAGCCATTAATACTCCTGGACCGGTTGCAGTGATCAATCATCGTCCAATGTGTCCTGGTATCGTCGGTCTGGAAGGTTCAACCCATGGTCACGATGTGGTTTCCGTTAAAGTCGCTCTGGAATACCTGGAATCACATGGACAACAAGCTGCCGCTGATCATTTAAGAGAAGTCAAAGCGCCTAAAAATGATGCCGTTTTCCTGGGTTCCAGTGATAATTGGGATGCCAATCGCAACGTGTTCGGTGATGCCTGTGTCGACATACTTGGTCGCCTGAGCGAAGCTGAACGCGTTGAAAAAGTCCGCGTAGTCGATAGCGATCTGGAAGGCTCTTGTGGTCTGTTCAAAATTCATAAAGCCTTCCCGGAAGTGTTTATCTCCTCAGGGATTATGGAGCGCGGCAACTTCTCCGCTGCTGCAGGTTTTGGTATGGAAGCAGGCAAACAGG
Encoded proteins:
- a CDS encoding transketolase C-terminal domain-containing protein — protein: MSKFPIDLGAYQRIALNPNNSTLTAEERVSLKANIQLCRDAIVFFTATGAARGVGGHTGGPYDTVPEVMIMDALFRGSADGFVPIFFDEAGHRVATQYLMSTLNGDLPAERLMQYRAAHSHLPGHPELGFTPGVKFSSGRLGHMWPYVNGVAIANPGKTVFCLGSDGSQQEGNDAEAARLAVAQNLNVKLIIDDNDVTIAGHPSHYLKGCSTAATLAGQGVTVLEGDGEDLDDLYKRIITAINTPGPVAVINHRPMCPGIVGLEGSTHGHDVVSVKVALEYLESHGQQAAADHLREVKAPKNDAVFLGSSDNWDANRNVFGDACVDILGRLSEAERVEKVRVVDSDLEGSCGLFKIHKAFPEVFISSGIMERGNFSAAAGFGMEAGKQGIFGTFSAFLEMLMSEITMARLNKSNVLSHFSHSGIDDMADNTCHFGLNNMFADNGLSDAYDTNLYFPADPLQMKACLETVFFNPGLRFVFSTRSKVPTILDSNGNEFFGGDYKFVSGKDEVIREGTAGYIVSFGEALYRSLDAVERLKQQGVDVGLINKPTLNVIDEDMLAKIGKSPKVMVVEAFNRKTGLGSRMGSWLLERGYAPKYSHLGTYKEGCGGLWEQFPHQGIDPAGIMASFLKG